A region of Saccharomyces mikatae IFO 1815 strain IFO1815 genome assembly, chromosome: 12 DNA encodes the following proteins:
- the KAP95 gene encoding karyopherin beta (similar to Saccharomyces cerevisiae KAP95 (YLR347C); ancestral locus Anc_4.180) has protein sequence MSTTEFAQLLENSILSPDQNVRLTSETQLKKLSNENFLQFAGLSSQVLIDENTKLEGRILAALTLKNELVSKDSIKTQQFAQRWITQVSPEAKNQIKANALNALVSIEPRIANAAAQLIAAIADIELPHGAWPELMKIMVDNTGAEQPENVKRASLLALGYMCESADPQSQALVSSSNNILIAIVQGAQSTETSKAVRLAALNALADSLIFIKNNMEREGERNYLMQVVCEATQAEDIEVQAAAFGCLCKIMSLYYTFMKPYMEQALYALTIATMKSPNDKVASMTVEFWSTICEEEIDIAYELAQFPQSPLQSYNFALSSIKDVVPNLLNLLTRQNEDPEDDDWNVSMSAGACLQLFAQNCGNHILESVLEFVEQNIIADNWRNREAAVMAFGSIMDGPDKVQRTYYVHQALPSILNLMNDQSLQVKETTAWCIGRIADSVAESIDPQQHLPGVVQACLIGLQDHPKVATNCSWTIINLVEQLAEATPSPIYNFYPALVDGLISAANRIDNEFNARASAFSALTTMVEYATDTVAETSASISTFVMDKLGQTMSVDENQLSLEDAQSLQELQSNILTVLAAVIRKSPSSVEPVADMLMGLFFKLLEKKDSAFIEDDVFYAISALAASLGKGFEKYLETFSPYLLKALNQVDSPVSITAVGFIADISNSLEEDFRKYSDAMMNVLAQMISNPNARRELKPAVLSVFGDIASNIGADFIPYLNDIMALCVAAQNTKPENGTLEALDYQIKVLEAVLDAYVGIVAGLHDKPEALFPYVGTIFQFIAQVAEDPQLYSEDATSRAAVGLIGDIAAMFPDGSIKQFYGQDWVIDYIKRTRSGQLFSQATKDTARWAREQQKRQLSL, from the coding sequence ATGTCCACTACTGAATTTGCTCAACTATTAGAAAACAGTATTCTAAGCCCCGACCAGAATGTTCGGTTGACTAGTGAAACTcaattaaagaaattatcgAACGAAAACTTTTTACAGTTTGCTGGGCTTTCCTCGCAAGTACTTATCGATGAAAATACAAAGCTAGAAGGGCGTATCTTAGCGGCACTAACTTTGAAGAACGAACTAGTTTCCAAGGACTCCATTAAGACCCAGCAATTTGCACAACGTTGGATTACTCAAGTTAGTCCTGAAGCTAAAAATCAAATCAAAGCTAATGCGCTCAATGCATTGGTCTCCATAGAACCTCGTATAGCAAATGCCGCAGCTCAATTGATTGCAGCTATAGCAGATATCGAGTTGCCCCATGGCGCATGGCCAGAGTTGATGAAAATCATGGTCGATAATACAGGTGCAGAACAGCCAGAAAATGTTAAGAGAGCCTCTCTGTTGGCTTTAGGTTACATGTGTGAGAGCGCGGACCCTCAAAGTCAAGCCTTGGTTTCTTCATCGAATAACATTTTGATTGCTATTGTTCAGGGTGCCCAATCCACAGAAACTTCTAAAGCAGTCAGGTTGGCAGCTCTGAATGCTCTTGCAGACTCTTTgatcttcatcaaaaataacATGGAACGTGAAGGTGAAAGAAACTACCTTATGCAAGTTGTTTGTGAAGCTACTCAAGCTGAAGATATAGAAGTTCAAGCCGCCGCCTTTGGTTGTCTTTGTAAAATCATGTCATTatactatacatttatgAAGCCCTATATGGAGCAAGCTCTGTATGCATTGACTATAGCCACCATGAAATCACCAAACGACAAAGTGGCTTCCATGACGGTCGAATTCTGGTCCACTATTtgtgaagaagaaattgatattgCCTATGAGCTCGCTCAGTTTCCTCAGTCTCCTTTACAGAGTTATAATTTCGCTCTTTCTTCCATCAAAGATGTTGTTCCTAACTTACTGAACCTTTTGACAAGGCAGAATGAAGATCCAGAAGATGACGACTGGAACGTCTCCATGTCTGCGGGTGCTTGCTTACAGCTGTTTGCTCAAAACTGTGGCAATCACATTTTGGAATCAGTGTTGGAATTTGTTGAACAGAATATCATTGCTGATAACTGGAGGAATCGTGAAGCTGCTGTGATGGCCTTTGGTTCTATTATGGATGGTCCGGACAAGGTTCAAAGAACCTATTACGTTCACCAAGCTTTACCATCCATCTTGAACTTAATGAACGACCAATCTTTACAAGTTAAGGAAACTACTGCGTGGTGTATCGGTAGGATTGCTGATTCAGTTGCTGAATCCATTGACCCACAACAACACCTACCTGGTGTCGTTCAAGCTTGCTTAATTGGTTTGCAAGATCACCCGAAAGTGGCCACAAATTGCTCTTGGACGATCATCAATTTAGTGGAACAGTTAGCAGAAGCAACGCCATCTCCAATTTATAACTTTTATCCAGCTCTTGTGGATGGTTTGATCAGTGCGGCAAACAGAATTGATAATGAGTTTAATGCTCGTGCATCCGCTTTTTCAGCTTTGACAACAATGGTAGAATATGCGACTGACACTGTTGCTGAAACATCGGCCTCCATTTCTACATTTGTTATGGATAAGTTAGGACAAACAATGAGCGTTGATGAAAATCAGCTCTCTTTGGAAGACGCGCAAAGTTTACAAGAATTGCAATCAAATATATTGACTGTCTTAGCTGCTGTCATTAGAAAAAGTCCAAGTAGTGTGGAACCCGTTGCTGACATGCTTATGGGtctattcttcaaattgctggaaaaaaaggattctgcatttattgaagatgatgtaTTTTACGCCATATCAGCTCTTGCTGCTTCTTTAGGCAaaggttttgaaaaatatttggaaaCCTTCTCTCCCTACTTGTTAAAGGCCTTGAATCAAGTTGATTCGCCAGTGTCGATCACCGCAGTGGGTTTTATTGCAGATATCTCAAATTCgctagaagaagatttcAGAAAGTATTCTGATGCTATGATGAATGTCTTGGCTCAGATGATTTCTAATCCAAATGCAAGAAGAGAGTTGAAACCTGCTGTTTTGAGTGTTTTTGGTGATATTGCTTCCAATATAGGTGCCGATTTCATTCCCTACCTAAATGACATCATGGCGTTATGCGTGGCTGCACAGAATACCAAACCTGAAAATGGCACATTGGAAGCCCTTGACTATCAAATAAAAGTATTAGAAGCGGTACTAGATGCTTATGTAGGTATAGTCGCAGGACTTCATGATAAACCAGAGGCTCTTTTCCCTTACGTTGGTACTATTTTCCAATTCATTGCACAGGTTGCAGAAGATCCTCAGTTGTACAGCGAGGATGCTACCTCGAGGGCAGCAGTCGGATTGATTGGTGATATAGCTGCTATGTTTCCAGACGGCTCCATCAAACAGTTTTATGGACAAGACTGGGTTATTGATTATATCAAAAGAACCAGAAGTGGCCAGTTGTTTAGTCAAGCTACAAAAGACACGGCAAGATGGGCCAGGGAGCAACAAAAGCGTCAATTATCTTTATAA
- the DIC1 gene encoding Dic1p (similar to Saccharomyces cerevisiae DIC1 (YLR348C); ancestral locus Anc_1.123) gives MSTNVKGSAGKNIKYPWWYGGVAGIFATMVTHPLDLAKVRLQAAPMPKPTLFKMLENILANEGVMGLYSGLSAAVLRQCTYTTVRFGAYDLLKENVIPEEQLTNMAYLLPCSMFSGAIGGLAGNFADVVNIRMQNDSALEASKRRNYKNAIDGVYRIYRYEGGFKTLFTGWKPNVVRGILMTASQVVTYDVFKNYLVTKLDFDASKNYTHLTASLLAGLVATTVCSPADVMKTRIMNGSGDHQPALKILADAIRKEGPSFMFRGWLPSFTRLGPLTMLIFFAIEQLKKHRVGMPKEDM, from the coding sequence ATGTCGACAAACGTAAAAGGATCTGCTGGTAAAAACATCAAGTATCCTTGGTGGTACGGGGGTGTAGCAGGTATCTTCGCCACCATGGTGACGCATCCTCTGGACTTGGCCAAAGTCAGACTGCAGGCGGCTCCCATGCCCAAGCCCACACTTTTCAAGATGTTGGAAAACATCTTGGCTAATGAGGGTGTGATGGGGTTGTATTCCGGTCTGAGCGCTGCTGTGTTGCGGCAATGTACATACACAACGGTGAGGTTTGGTGCGTACGACCTGTTGAAAGAGAACGTGATTCCGGAGGAGCAATTGACTAATATGGCGTATCTGTTGCCTTGCTCTATGTTCAGTGGTGCTATTGGTGGTCTTGCGGGGAATTTTGCAGATGTTGTGAACATCAGAATGCAAAACGATTCGGCCTTGGAGGCGTCTAAGAGGAGGAACTACAAGAACGCTATTGATGGTGTGTATAGAATATATCGGTACGAGGGTGGATTCAAGACCTTGTTCACTGGTTGGAAGCCCAATGTGGTTAGGGGCATACTGATGACTGCAAGTCAAGTCGTCACGTATGATGTGTTCAAGAACTACTTGGTCACAAAGTTGGATTTCGACGCATCCAAGAATTACACACATTTGACTGCGTCATTGTTGGCTGGGCTGGTGGCCACCACCGTGTGTTCTCCAGCGGACGTCATGAAAACACGTATCATGAACGGCAGCGGGGACCATCAACCGGCTTTGAAGATCCTTGCTGACGCTATTCGCAAAGAGGGCCCATCTTTCATGTTCCGGGGGTGGTTACCAAGTTTCACAAGGCTGGGACCACTCACGATGCTAATTTTCTTTGCGATcgaacaattgaaaaaacacaGGGTGGGTATGCCGAAAGAAGACATGTAG
- the ORM2 gene encoding sphingolipid homeostasis protein ORM2 (similar to Saccharomyces cerevisiae ORM1 (YGR038W) and ORM2 (YLR350W); ancestral locus Anc_4.182) yields the protein MDQTTNESLAFEESSLTPNVSNLKPFPSQNGKISTPVTDHRRRRSSSVISHVEQETFEDENDQQMLPNMNATWVDQRGAWLIHIVVIVLLRLFYSLFPGSTPKWTWTLTNMTYIIGFYIMFHLVKGTPFDFNGGAYDNLTMWEQINDETLYTPTRKFLLIVPIVLFLISNQYYRNDMTLFLSNLAVTVCVGVVPKLGITHRLRISIPGITGRAQIS from the coding sequence ATGGATCAAACTACAAATGAATCTTTAGCGTTTGAGGAGTCATCACTCACCCCAAACGTATCTAACCTGAAACCCTTCCCCTCTCAAAACGGCAAAATATCGACTCCAGTGACGGACCATAGGAGAAGACGGTCCTCCAGTGTAATATCGCATGTCGAACAggaaacttttgaagatgaaaacgACCAACAGATGCTTCCCAACATGAACGCCACGTGGGTCGACCAGCGAGGAGCGTGGTTGATCCATATCGTTGTGATTGTGCTATTGAGGCTTTTCTACTCCTTATTCCCCGGGTCCACACCCAAATGGACATGGACTTTGACCAACATGACCTACATCATTGGATTCTACATTATGTTCCATCTCGTCAAAGGCACGCCGTTTGACTTTAACGGTGGTGCGTACGACAACCTTACCATGTGGGAGCAGATTAACGACGAGACCTTGTACACGCCCaccagaaaatttttgctGATTGTGCCCATCGTGCTATTCCTGATCAGCAACCAGTACTACCGCAACGATATGACACTCTTCCTCTCCAACCTGGCAGTAACGGTGTGTGTCGGTGTCGTTCCCAAGCTAGGAATTACCCATAGACTAAGAATATCCATCCCTGGGATCACGGGTCGTGCTCAAATTAGCTAA
- the NIT3 gene encoding putative hydrolase (similar to Saccharomyces cerevisiae NIT3 (YLR351C); ancestral locus Anc_4.183), with product MSVSKILSQKIKVALVQLSGSSPDKKANLQRAATFIERAMKEQPDTKLVVLPECFNSPYSTDQFRRYSEIINPNEPSTSVKFLSNLAQKFGIILVGGTIPELDPKTDKIYNTSIIFNEEGKLIDKHRKVHLFDVDIPNGISFHESETLSPGEKSTTIDTTYGKFGVGICYDMRFPELAMLSARNGAFAMIYPSAFNTVTGPLHWHLLARSRAVDNQMYVMLCSPARNLQSSYHAYGHSIVVDPKGNVIAEAGEGEEIIYAELDPEVIESFRQAVPLTKQRRFDVYTDVNTH from the coding sequence ATGAGTGTTTCGAAGATTCTTTcacaaaaaattaaagttgCTTTGGTTCAATTGTCAGGCTCAAGTCCTGACAAAAAGGCTAACCTGCAAAGAGCGGCAACGTTTATTGAAAGGGCTATGAAGGAACAGCCAGATACGAAACTTGTCGTATTGCCCGAATGCTTCAATTCTCCATATTCTACTGATCAGTTTAGAAGGTATTCTGAAATTATTAATCCGAACGAGCCTTCGACATCGGTTAAGTTTTTATCTAATTTAGCCCAAAAGTTTGGAATTATCTTGGTAGGAGGAACAATTCCAGAATTGGACCCGAAGACAGACAAGATTTACAACACCTCCATAATTTTCAACGAAGAGGGAAAGCTGATTGATAAACACCGTAAGGTCCATCTTTTCGATGTGGACATTCCCAACGGCATATCGTTCCATGAAAGTGAAACCTTGAGCCCTGGGGAGAAATCCACCACCATTGACACGACATATGGTAAGTTCGGCGTGGGTATATGCTACGATATGAGGTTTCCGGAACTAGCAATGCTAAGTGCACGCAATGGCGCTTTTGCTATGATCTACCCTAGCGCATTTAACACGGTCACGGGACCATTGCACTGGCATTTATTGGCAAGAAGCAGAGCAGTGgataatcaaatgtatGTGATGCTATGTTCTCCAGCAAGGAACTTGCAGAGTTCTTATCATGCGTATGGCCACTCCATAGTGGTGGACCCCAAAGGCAATGTCATTGCAGAAGCTGGCGAAGGAGAAGAGATTATCTATGCTGAGTTGGATCCCGAGGTCATTGAGTCTTTCAGGCAGGCAGTACCCTTAACgaaacaaagaagatttGACGTATACACTGATGTCAATACGCATTAG
- the LUG1 gene encoding Lug1p (similar to Saccharomyces cerevisiae YLR352W; ancestral locus Anc_4.185), which produces MPDLKSNISPTQSLEGSIPPEIVYQILTYQFRDLLRNDHPGTAEKFNENLTTFVKSNLTVNKTFSHICQVLIYRYCNLTTAKRFHGLLQTLKGNKTLCNKVEVADFQELTSIGLGRSSEMNKMIKNLTNETLLEFLMLTKANLREFLACENIQDDLDDNIIKYILSPGKVLSVVDFCGCSGTSFTESFIKGLGKYYPSKSIDQYQLEPIQQNYQITCLGLNDCIDLPSHVLWKILKMLPELQKLDLSHTSIDDSTLYHGIPHWKNLTHLSLATCLQVTPRAVLEFFSHHPTITDPDNTSTLEWLNVSVIAHSSSWNEVHTMFLLKKLCQHGHNKTLQYLNIGGLPLHIASSFNDDPISESTYYHQCRDSLQFIKWNFPKLKSLSIKGNNVPISTLVEFLTPNDQDHPDCVQKLKFLNISGNSYVNKWTIQDSLLYTCSPTLVALEVSFESWQQIEKLNDRHEIIAYRYKNPNSIIKDIATAEEVKWKCYIDSSYGRRYWLYRADPFLNRDDLESKSNLTRYDLEGHKIIEIINQPDFLKFAQSKIMLGCGLVPQSGVRRKLCYRDLKPPVSQFLNRKGAISLGNTPLPIISPTLPRGGWRIIHNENEHNNYIDTNQIHTTGITRENALLSRPSLRGSYASPQADPYAVNPSAASQIRDGLYWDRSVHDLRELSLQEQRIQELADEQQELRTMANYEETDDEYLHDPDLQRRRSQLRLFESSRSRSGNKARMSLTGEHSSSGSFLSFSHLNHLQKRKNYYYTHPDEFIYDLRDPRTTQRYRLHFEVVNEYQVFGCIERGMYRYYSLKA; this is translated from the coding sequence ATGCCAGATTTGAAATCGAACATTTCACCAACTCAGTCTCTGGAGGGGTCTATCCCGCCTGAGATCGTGTACCAAATACTCACATACCAATTTAGGGATTTGTTAAGAAATGATCATCCAGGAACCGCAGAGAAGTTTAACGAAAATTTAACCACATTTGTCAAAAGTAATTTAACCGTTaacaaaactttttctCATATTTGTCAAGTTCTCATTTATAGATATTGTAATTTAACTACTGCGAAGAGGTTTCATGGTCTTTTGCAGACTTTGAAAGGTAATAAAACCCTCTGCAATAAAGTTGAAGTAGCTGATTTCCAAGAATTAACGTCTATTGGGCTTGGAAGGTCTAGCGAGATGAACAAAATGATTAAAAATTTAACTAACGAAACTCTTCTTGAGTTTCTGATGCTCACTAAGGCAAACTTAAGAGAATTCTTAGCAtgtgaaaatattcaagacGATTTAGACGACAATATCATAAAGTACATCCTATCTCCGGGCAAAGTCTTGAGTGTAGTGGACTTCTGTGGTTGCTCAGGCACTAGCTTTACAGAGAGTTTTATTAAGGGCCTAGGAAAATACTATCCCAGTAAATCGATTGACCAATATCAACTGGAACCCATTCAACAGAATTATCAGATTACCTGTTTGGGCCTAAATGACTGTATTGATCTGCCATCACATGTCCTTTGGAAGATTCTGAAAATGTTACCTGAATTACAAAAACTTGACTTGTCTCATACGTCCATTGATGATAGCACTTTATACCATGGCATCCCTCACTGGAAAAATTTGACTCATCTTTCCCTGGCAACTTGTCTTCAAGTTACTCCAAGAGCGGTTCTAGAATTTTTCAGTCATCATCCAACGATTACTGATCCTGATAACACTTCCACGTTAGAATGGTTAAATGTTAGCGTCATAGCCCATTCATCGTCTTGGAACGAAGTGCATACaatgtttttattaaaGAAACTTTGTCAGCATGGTCATAACAAGACTTTGCAATATCTGAATATTGGCGGCTTACCACTCCATATAGCATCATCTTTCAACGATGATCCTATTAGCGAATCCACATATTACCATCAATGTCGCGATAGTTTACAGTTTATAAAGTGGAATTTTCCAAAGTTAAAAAGCTTGAGTATAAAAGGTAATAATGTTCCAATATCTACGCTAGTAGAATTTTTAACGCCGAATGATCAAGACCACCCTGACTGTGTCCAAAAattgaagtttttgaatatttccGGTAATTCGTATGTTAATAAATGGACTATTCAGGATTCATTATTATACACCTGTTCTCCAACTCTAGTCGCGTTAgaagtttcttttgaatcCTGGcaacaaattgaaaaattaaatgatAGACATGAAATTATTGCATATAGATATAAAAATCCTAATTCGATAATTAAAGATATTGCAACTGCAGAAGAAGTAAAGTGGAAATGTTACATCGATTCTTCTTATGGCAGGAGGTACTGGTTATATAGGGCAGATCCATTTTTAAATCGTGATGACTTGGAATCTAAGTCAAATCTGACCAGGTATGATTTGGAGGGCCACAAAATTATAGAAATTATAAATCAACCAGATTTCTTAAAGTTTGCGCAAAGTAAAATCATGCTTGGCTGTGGCCTAGTTCCTCAAAGTGGTGTCAGACGTAAACTGTGCTACAGAGATTTAAAGCCACCAGTTTCccaatttttgaatagaAAAGGTGCCATCAGCCTCGGGAACACTCCATTGCCAATAATTTCTCCAACATTACCTCGTGGTGGTTGGAGAATCATTCACAATGAAAATGAGCACAACAATTATATCGATACAAATCAAATTCATACTACTGGTATTACAAGAGAGAATGCTCTATTAAGCAGACCTTCTTTGAGAGGCAGCTATGCTTCTCCGCAGGCCGACCCATATGCTGTTAATCCATCTGCAGCATCTCAAATTAGAGATGGGCTATATTGGGATAGGTCGGTGCATGATTTACGTGAGTTATCGTTGCAGGAGCAAAGAATTCAGGAATTAGCTGATGAGCAACAGGAATTAAGAACAATGGCAAACTATGAAGAAACTGACGATGAATATTTGCACGATCCTGACTTGCAACGAAGAAGGTCACAACTGCGGCTGTTCGAAAGTTCACGTTCACGTTCAGGAAATAAAGCGAGAATGAGTTTAACTGGTGAGCATTCATCCTCGGGATCGTTTTTGTCCTTCTCTCACCTCAACCACCTTCAAAAACGTAAGAATTACTATTATACACATCCGGATGAATTCATATATGATCTAAGGGACCCTCGAACAACTCAGAGGTATAGGTTGCATTTCGAAGTAGTTAACGAATATCAAGTTTTTGGGTGCATTGAGCGTGGAATGTATCGATACTACAGTTTAAAAGCATag
- the BUD8 gene encoding Bud8p (similar to Saccharomyces cerevisiae BUD9 (YGR041W) and BUD8 (YLR353W); ancestral locus Anc_4.186), translating to MIQSDEDNFDSSETTESTSYSSSSSASIITHPRTSLFLENIEGTRGNLDAEIEMATVAYESTSRGQGFAVYINNERFSQIMGASTSSSSSSDSSSITQFHDTHDNNIPSHITVQASLRRDNEEGTPSRKVTPSQNVAIRPERTLNSPSSQRLSCALTISTSVLMGEDAEGSPLEQEHSRVVSSLYSSLANRGNDEPKNGTPSRPTSSGRNETMEHSFFSYHYDDTLEPDVEEAVKLTKNKISSVNFISTTDGQDRDGSQDKDIEQNELVTESKFIPHKLKIPEKAGSIKSSISDESYLSGVPGTAVRMIKIPQSPSLIGNILIPLHERDTGNEGSSKDYIKLNNEELFRSSSMHKPSSSLEEEGPPIGVPSIPVLRSVSGSSKWAKTSQLLTFKNSSKFDTCSPHEGHTSSSPLSETNNSKSKALPEHGRSIVLAPIKSQSSESCPEEIPTIERPARSLRPTNQEKKDSRREDNDDGRNIDLEARLPIQHIDTSSIHSFDSVKNGFKDVYSIESIIVVILCCVLVPPLFFIIGCGSRSKLLSDYRLMRLLMNKEHRAALLQGFIWDVDLKWFRMLCLILGAGETIIVMAGIAIGFGVGITREDKSIH from the coding sequence ATGATTCAATCAGACGAAGACAATTTTGACTCTTCTGAAACAACAGAATCAACGTCATACAGTAGCTCTTCATCTGCATCAATTATTACACACCCTAGAACATCCTTATTTCTGGAGAATATTGAGGGAACACGAGGGAACCTCGATGCCGAAATAGAGATGGCTACTGTTGCTTATGAAAGCACTAGTAGAGGCCAAGGTTTTGCTGTATATATTAACAACGAAAGATTTTCCCAGATAATGGGAGCATCCACAAGTTCTAGCTCCAGCAGTgattcatcttcaataacaCAATTCCACGATACCcatgataataatataccAAGTCACATCACAGTACAAGCTTCCCTTCGACgagataatgaagaaggtACACCTTCAAGAAAGGTTACTCCTTCACAAAATGTAGCGATACGGCCAGAAAGGACTTTGAATTCACCGTCTTCACAAAGATTAAGTTGCGCACTGACAATATCAACTTCAGTCCTTATGGGAGAAGATGCCGAAGGGAGCCCTTTAGAGCAAGAACATAGCAGGGTCGTATCTTCGTTATACTCGTCTTTGGCTAATCGCGGGAACGATGAGCCAAAGAATGGAACACCTTCACGTCCTACTTCAAGTGGACGGAATGAAACAATGGAACACTCATTCTTTTCATACCATTACGATGACACTTTGGAACCGGATGTCGAAGAAGCTGTCAAACTAacgaaaaataaaatttccAGTGTTAATTTTATTAGTACAACAGATGGCCAAGACCGAGATGGGAGTCAAGATAAAGACATAGAACAAAACGAACTTGTGACCGAGTCAAAGTTTATACCAcataaattaaaaattccAGAGAAGGCTGGATCAATAAAGTCATCGATAAGTGATGAGTCATACTTGTCAGGTGTACCAGGTACGGCTGTAAGGATGATAAAGATTCCTCAAAGTCCATCTTTAATAGGTAACATACTGATTCCATTACACGAACGTGATACTGGTAACGAAGGCTCCTCTAAAGATTATATTAAGCTCAATAATGAAGAGCTTTTTCGTTCAAGCTCTATGCACAAgccttcttcatctttagAGGAAGAAGGTCCACCAATCGGAGTACCTTCAATCCCTGTCTTAAGAAGTGTATCAGGATCGAGTAAATGGGCGAAGACATCTCAACTCCTAACatttaaaaattcaagTAAATTTGATACATGCTCACCACATGAAGGACATACTTCGTCTTCTCCATTAAGTGAAACAAACAACAGTAAGAGTAAAGCACTGCCGGAACATGGACGATCTATTGTGTTAGCTCCCATAAAATCGCAAAGCTCAGAGTCCTGCCCAGAAGAAATCCCCACAATAGAAAGACCAGCTCGAAGTTTACGACCAACAaatcaagagaaaaaggacAGTAGAAGAGAAGATAATGACGATGGTAGAAACATAGACCTGGAGGCAAGACTGCCGATCCAGCATATCGACACCTCATCAATTCATTCGTTTGATTCAGTAAAAAATGGATTTAAGGACGTTTATAGCATTGAAAGCATCATAGTGGTCATACTTTGTTGTGTTTTGGTGCCGCCgctatttttcattattggtTGCGGTTCAAGAAGCAAACTGCTTTCGGACTATAGATTAATGAGATTACTCATGAATAAGGAACACCGAGCAGCTTTGCTGCAGGGATTCATATGGGATGTTGATTTAAAATGGTTTCGTATGTTATGTCTTATCCTAGGGGCTGGCGAAACAATTATTGTGATGGCTGGTATCGCTATCGGCTTTGGCGTAGGCATCACACGAGAAGATAAATCGATTCACTGA
- the TAL1 gene encoding sedoheptulose-7-phosphate:D-glyceraldehyde-3-phosphate transaldolase TAL1 (similar to Saccharomyces cerevisiae NQM1 (YGR043C) and TAL1 (YLR354C); ancestral locus Anc_4.188) yields MSEPAQKKQKVANNSLEQLKASGTVVVADTGDFGSIAKFQPQDSTTNPSLILAAAKQPTYAKLIDVAVEYGKKHGKTTEEQVESAVDRLLVEFGKEILKIVPGRVSTEVDARLSFDTQATIEKARHIIKLYEEEGVSRERVLIKIASTWEGIQAAKELEEKDGIHCNLTLLFSFVQAVACAEAQVTLISPFVGRILDWYKASTGKDYSGEADPGVVSVKSIYNYYKKYGYKTIVMGASFRNTDEIKNLAGVDYLTISPALLDKLMNSTEAFPRVLDPASAKKEAGDKISYISDESKFRFDLNEDAMATEKLSDGIRKFSADIVTLFDLIEKKVTA; encoded by the coding sequence ATGTCTGAACCAGcccaaaagaaacaaaaggtAGCTAACAACTCTTTAGAACAACTGAAAGCCTCTGGCACTGTGGTCGTCGCCGACACTGGTGATTTTGGGTCTATTGCCAAATTCCAACCTCAGGACTCTACCACCAACCCATCTTTGATCTTGGCTGCTGCTAAACAACCAACTTACGCCAAGCTAATTGATGTTGCTGTGGAATATGGTAAGAAGCATGGTAAGACTACTGAAGAACAGGTGGAAAGTGCTGTGGACAGATTGTTAGTGGAATTCGGTAAGGAAATCTTGAAGATTGTCCCAGGTAGAGTCTCCACTGAAGTTGACGCTAGATTGTCTTTTGACACTCAAGCTACTATTGAAAAGGCTAGACACATCATTAAACTatacgaagaagaaggcgTCTCCAGGGAAAGAGTCCTCATCAAAATTGCCTCCACTTGGGAAGGTATTCAAGCCGCCaaagaattggaagaaaaggatGGTATTCACTGTAACTTGACTCTATTATTCTCCTTCGTTCAAGCTGTTGCCTGTGCAGAAGCTCAAGTCACTTTGATCTCCCCATTCGTTGGTAGAATTTTGGACTGGTACAAAGCTAGTACTGGTAAAGATTACTCTGGTGAAGCTGACCCAGGTGTTGTTTCTGTTAAGAGTATTTACAACTACTACAAGAAGTACGGTTACAAGACCATCGTTATGGGTGCTTCTTTCAGAAACACAGACGAAATCAAAAACTTAGCCGGTGTTGACTATCTAACCATCTCTCCAGCTTTGTTAGACAAATTGATGAATAGCACTGAAGCTTTCCCAAGAGTATTGGATCCTGCCTCCGCTAAGAAAGAAGCTGGAGACAAGATTTCTTACATCAGTGACGAATCCAAATTCAGATTTGATTTGAATGAGGACGCCATGGCCACTGAGAAGTTGTCCGATGGTATCAGAAAGTTTTCTGCCGATATTGTTACTTTATTCGACttgattgaaaagaaagttacTGCTTAA